GTGGGGGACGTAGCGCAGCACGGCGCGGGTCGTCGGCTCCCGCCTGAACGAATTCCTTCGGGAACGTGCGGCGGACGGCTGCACGGTCCGGATCGCCATCGGTGACGCGGACAGCGAGAACGTCCGGCAGCGTGGACAGGAAGAGAGATTCGGGCACGGCATCGAATCCCGCTGCCGTCTCGCCCTCATGCACTACCGACCCTTGGCCGACGTTCCCGGCATCGCGCTTCGAACGCACGACACGACGCTCTACAACAGCGTGTACCGGGCGGACGACGAAGCCTTGGTCAACGCCCACGTGTGGGGCGTGAACGCGTACGGTGCGCCCGTGTGGCACCTGCGCCGCCACGACGCCGGGGGCCTGTTCGACACCTACGCCGACAGCTTCGACGCGGTGTGGGAGACGGCCCGTCCCGTGGAGGAGTGACCCGATGGCCCGCACCGAGTACTACGACGATCCCCACGCGCCCGCACCCAACAGCATGGTCGTGGCAGCGTCCGCCGTCGTCACGGACGACCAGGGCCGCATCCTGCTGCAACGGCGCCGCGACAACGACCTGTGGGCCCTCCCCGGAGGCGGGATGGACCTCACGGACTCCCTCCCCGGTACGGCTGTCAGAGAGGTCAAGGAGGAGACCGGCCTCGACGTGGAGATCACGGGACTGGTCGGCACCTACACGGACCCGAAGCACATCATCGAGTACAGCGACGGCGAGGTCCGCCGCCAGTTCAACGTCTGCTTCACGGCCCGCATCACCGGGGGCGCGCCGGCGATCTCGGACGAGAGCACGGAACTGCGGTTCGTGGCACCGGCCGACCTCGACCCGCTGCCCATGCACCACACCCAACGGCTTCGCATCCGGCACTTCTTGGAACACCGGCCTACGCCCCACCTCGGCTGAGCGGCGGCCAGGACCACGGCGCCGCCGGCGGGCCAGCCGTCAGAGGGCTGTCCAGGGGACGGTGCAGGTGTGGGGGCCCTCGGGGCAGAGGGAGGTGAGCACCGTGCGGCGGAGGGATCGCCAGGTGCGCAGGGAGCAGGTCAGGCGGACGCGGAGTTCGACCGGTCGGCGGGTGCCGCTGTCGTGGCCGGGGTTCTCCACGGCCCACTGCTGCTCCAGGAAGTCGTACGGGCAGGGGTCCACGACGGTCACGCCGACGATCCGGGCGCTCCGGGCGGCCACGGCAGTTTCGACGAGCTTCGTCACGCCGGCCAGTCCCTGGTCGTCCGCGTACAGGCCGAAGGCCAGGTCTCGTGTCATGTCCCCACCCTGTCAGGCGTGTTCCCGAGCCCGGCACCGGGAAAGGGCTTCCCGGTGCCGGGGCCGGGGGCTACCGGGACTATTCGCAGTGCACCGGGCTTCAGCCCGGTGGTGAAGCGAATCTGAGGGCTGCTCTGACCTCAGCTGCGTGCACGGATCCGCATTGTTCCCCTCAGCCCAGGTCAGAGCGGCCGGTTCTGCTGCTCGATGTACTGCTTCACGATGCTGAGCGGTGCGCCGCCGACGGAACCGGCGAAGTACGAGCCGGACCACAGGCGTTGTGCCCGCCAGTAGTGGCGGACGAGGTCGGGGAACTCCTGGCGCAGCCGCCGGGAAGAGACGCCCTTGAGGCTGTTGACCAGCTTGGACACGGCGACCTTCGGCGGGAAGTTCACAAGGAGGTGGACGTGGTTGTTCTCGCCGTTGAACTCGACCAGCTCGGCCTCGAAGTCCTCGCACACGGCCCGCATGATCTCCTCGCACCGCGTCAGGTGCCGGT
This DNA window, taken from Streptomyces sp. TN58, encodes the following:
- the tnpA gene encoding IS200/IS605 family transposase gives rise to the protein MSIDENVRPGRHCVFRMHVHLVFVTKYRHKVFADRHLTRCEEIMRAVCEDFEAELVEFNGENNHVHLLVNFPPKVAVSKLVNSLKGVSSRRLRQEFPDLVRHYWRAQRLWSGSYFAGSVGGAPLSIVKQYIEQQNRPL
- a CDS encoding NUDIX domain-containing protein: MARTEYYDDPHAPAPNSMVVAASAVVTDDQGRILLQRRRDNDLWALPGGGMDLTDSLPGTAVREVKEETGLDVEITGLVGTYTDPKHIIEYSDGEVRRQFNVCFTARITGGAPAISDESTELRFVAPADLDPLPMHHTQRLRIRHFLEHRPTPHLG